The Akkermansia sp. N21116 genome includes a region encoding these proteins:
- a CDS encoding valine--pyruvate transaminase: MDFSTIGQNLIIRTGIDDLMEDLYKAIHSGNPDICQLNGGSPAFFPEVSALWHESLNKMAASGEFDSLVGTYAHPRGDAKFIRVLVDYLNDKYNWQLTEKNIAVTQGGQMAFFLLFNLLGGPATGGGYREILFPICPDYIGYQPQSVFGAAVFRGIRPKITILDKHSFKYGIDFERLKITPETAALCMSRPTNPTGNVVTDDEMARLHKLAAEAGVPLMVDGAYGAPLPNICSVKATPVWDENVILTMSLSKIGLPGTRTGIIIAREEIIDAIVRTVTTSALCPNNLGQKLIAPYIEDRSIERICESLVVPFYQQKAEFAIRLIHELMPDNLPWKLHKNEGAMFLWMWMEGLPITSQELYERCRERGCFINPGHHFFFAMDKEEYDSWPHTQECIRISFTQSDDILRRGLTILSEEIIKAYSEQH; the protein is encoded by the coding sequence ATGGACTTTTCTACAATCGGCCAAAACCTGATCATCCGCACTGGCATCGACGATTTAATGGAAGACCTTTACAAGGCTATCCACTCGGGAAATCCCGATATTTGCCAGCTCAACGGCGGAAGCCCCGCCTTCTTCCCGGAAGTGAGCGCCCTCTGGCATGAAAGCCTCAACAAAATGGCCGCCTCCGGGGAATTCGATTCCCTCGTAGGTACTTATGCCCACCCTCGCGGCGACGCCAAATTCATCCGGGTGCTGGTCGATTATCTCAATGACAAATATAACTGGCAATTGACGGAAAAGAATATCGCCGTCACACAGGGCGGTCAAATGGCCTTCTTCCTGCTCTTCAACCTTCTGGGGGGACCGGCAACCGGAGGAGGATACCGGGAAATACTTTTCCCCATCTGTCCGGACTACATCGGCTACCAGCCCCAGTCCGTCTTCGGGGCCGCTGTTTTCCGCGGAATCCGTCCCAAAATCACGATTCTCGACAAGCACTCGTTCAAGTACGGTATCGATTTTGAGCGACTGAAGATTACGCCTGAGACAGCAGCCCTTTGCATGTCACGGCCCACCAACCCGACGGGCAACGTCGTCACGGATGATGAAATGGCTCGCCTTCACAAGCTAGCCGCCGAAGCAGGCGTGCCTCTCATGGTGGATGGAGCCTACGGGGCTCCCCTGCCCAACATTTGTTCCGTCAAGGCTACCCCGGTCTGGGACGAAAATGTCATCCTGACCATGAGCCTCTCCAAAATAGGCCTCCCCGGTACGCGCACCGGCATCATCATCGCCCGGGAAGAAATCATCGACGCCATCGTCCGCACAGTTACGACATCCGCCCTTTGTCCGAATAATCTCGGACAAAAACTCATTGCTCCGTACATCGAAGACCGTTCCATCGAGCGCATCTGCGAATCGCTCGTCGTACCTTTCTATCAGCAAAAAGCAGAGTTTGCCATCAGGCTGATTCACGAACTCATGCCCGACAACCTGCCTTGGAAACTCCACAAAAACGAAGGAGCCATGTTCCTCTGGATGTGGATGGAAGGCCTTCCCATCACCTCCCAGGAACTCTATGAACGTTGCCGGGAACGCGGCTGTTTCATCAATCCGGGCCATCATTTCTTCTTTGCCATGGACAAGGAGGAATACGACTCCTGGCCTCACACACAGGAATGCATCCGCATCAGTTTCACCCAGTCAGACGACATCCTGCGCCGCGGATTGACTATCCTTTCCGAAGAAATCATCAAGGCTTACTCGGAACAACACTAA
- a CDS encoding YicC/YloC family endoribonuclease, translating to MNSMTGFGRAQIQTAASSIKVELSGVNRKQLEIAINIPRGYAEWEQSIRPVIQNAVSRGRVSVSVTVDRNPDSSENTMFLDETRLAGCMKTLDRASEVAGRDLPLTVSDLIRLEVMTTAQDAEESAEELWPLVEPTLREALDAFLSMRSVEGENLKKDLLEKLSNLENFRSQIADLAPSVPSRLRDSMVKRLEEAGLPVDLGDDRIIRELAVFADKCDVTEEITRLASHFSQFKALCDSSTPSGRPLDFLCQEIFREFNTIGSKANDATLAHLVVAAKTDLEKIREQVQNIE from the coding sequence ATGAACAGCATGACCGGCTTCGGCCGAGCACAGATACAAACGGCTGCCAGCTCCATCAAAGTCGAACTATCCGGAGTCAACCGCAAGCAGCTGGAAATTGCCATCAATATTCCCCGGGGATATGCCGAATGGGAGCAATCCATCCGTCCCGTCATCCAGAATGCCGTTTCGCGAGGCAGAGTCTCCGTTTCCGTCACAGTAGACCGTAATCCGGATTCTTCGGAAAATACCATGTTCCTTGATGAAACACGCCTCGCCGGATGCATGAAAACTCTCGACCGAGCCTCGGAAGTAGCAGGCAGAGATCTTCCCCTCACCGTATCGGACTTGATTCGTCTGGAAGTTATGACAACCGCCCAGGATGCGGAAGAATCCGCCGAAGAACTATGGCCTTTGGTGGAACCGACTTTGCGCGAAGCCCTGGACGCATTCCTCTCCATGCGCTCCGTCGAAGGAGAAAATCTCAAAAAAGACCTTCTGGAAAAACTCTCCAACCTCGAAAACTTCCGTTCGCAAATAGCCGACTTGGCCCCCTCCGTCCCTTCCCGTCTCCGCGACTCCATGGTCAAGCGCCTGGAAGAAGCAGGCCTCCCTGTGGACCTCGGTGATGACCGCATCATCCGCGAACTGGCCGTCTTTGCCGACAAGTGTGACGTCACGGAAGAAATTACTCGCCTTGCCTCGCATTTCTCCCAATTCAAAGCCCTGTGCGATTCATCCACTCCATCCGGACGACCGCTCGATTTCCTCTGTCAGGAAATCTTCCGCGAATTCAACACAATCGGCTCTAAAGCCAACGATGCCACGTTGGCCCATCTCGTCGTCGCCGCTAAAACGGATCTGGAAAAAATCCGCGAACAGGTGCAAAACATCGAATAA
- the gmk gene encoding guanylate kinase, with the protein MNQLGSLLVVSGPSGSGKTTLCRRATDAGLCRYSISCTTRHPREGERNGFDYHFLTMDAFTAKTDSGEFLEHATVHGNCYGTLKSDIIDLLQQGINIVMDIDVQGAGQVRACDDPIIRKAYADVYIHVPQQELEARLRGRNTDSDDIIALRLCNAAEEDACIGNYQYVLTSSDRETDYASFSSLLIALGLRRTLILEP; encoded by the coding sequence ATGAACCAACTGGGATCCCTCCTCGTCGTCTCCGGACCGTCAGGTTCCGGTAAAACAACCCTCTGCCGCCGGGCCACCGATGCCGGTCTCTGCCGTTACTCCATCTCCTGCACGACACGCCATCCGCGCGAAGGAGAGCGTAACGGATTCGATTATCACTTCCTCACCATGGACGCCTTCACAGCCAAGACGGACTCCGGAGAATTCCTGGAACACGCCACCGTCCACGGCAATTGTTACGGCACGCTTAAATCGGACATCATCGACCTCCTTCAACAAGGCATCAACATTGTCATGGACATCGACGTCCAGGGTGCCGGCCAGGTACGCGCCTGCGATGACCCCATCATCCGCAAAGCCTATGCCGATGTGTACATCCATGTTCCCCAGCAAGAACTCGAAGCCAGGCTTCGCGGACGCAATACGGACTCAGACGATATCATCGCCCTGCGCCTCTGCAATGCTGCCGAAGAAGACGCCTGCATCGGCAATTACCAATATGTGCTGACTTCCTCCGACCGGGAAACCGACTACGCTTCCTTCTCATCCCTTCTCATCGCTCTCGGTCTACGCAGAACGCTTATATTGGAACCGTAA
- the rpoN gene encoding RNA polymerase factor sigma-54: MSDGSLQQGMTQRMVAGTAMQMGVRVLQASSMELGQIVREVLESNPALEEERPDDLVSLEEPFDEGRDDWSDGTGDDWESYMTDDAMDRDEEAGGYDSDAVARHDFAYDSIAGSQSLSGYLREQILRESLPGDVERASLLLVDYLDERGFFSEDPEEIAEENGVSRKTLKEALEVLRGLEPDGVGARDLRDSLMIQLEHGGAGKSLAFRMVRDCWDDLARHRYREVAEKLRATTDEVTEAMEEVARMNPNPGAIFSRETNPYIAPDVLVEEDEDGSFDVLLTGDYVPRLRLDDSYKEALSEYGGNAEVRDYLKRCFREGRNLIRAIAQRQETILQVARVLVRKQEAFFRKGDRFLVPLGMEAVADELGVHVSTVSRAVAGKYLLCKWGYRELRSFFGSGVQAAGEHGGESGDGDALAAVAVQTVMKEILEGEPSSKPYSDAALTRELENRGIRIARRTVTKYREQMKVLPASLRRKG, from the coding sequence GTGAGCGATGGATCCCTGCAGCAAGGAATGACCCAGCGCATGGTTGCCGGAACAGCCATGCAGATGGGGGTGCGTGTCCTGCAGGCATCGTCCATGGAACTGGGTCAGATTGTCCGGGAGGTTCTTGAGAGCAATCCAGCATTGGAGGAAGAACGTCCGGATGATCTTGTTTCTCTGGAAGAACCCTTCGATGAAGGACGGGATGACTGGTCGGACGGTACCGGTGACGACTGGGAATCGTATATGACCGATGATGCAATGGATCGGGATGAGGAAGCGGGCGGATATGACAGCGATGCCGTTGCCCGTCATGATTTTGCATACGATTCCATTGCCGGATCTCAATCCTTGTCCGGTTATCTGCGCGAGCAAATCCTTCGGGAGTCCTTACCCGGTGATGTGGAACGTGCCTCTTTGTTACTGGTTGATTATCTGGATGAGCGTGGTTTTTTTTCGGAGGATCCGGAGGAGATTGCCGAAGAGAACGGGGTGTCGCGCAAGACACTGAAGGAGGCTTTAGAAGTACTTCGGGGGCTGGAACCCGACGGGGTCGGTGCTCGCGATTTAAGGGATTCCCTGATGATTCAATTGGAGCATGGAGGTGCGGGGAAGTCCCTGGCTTTTCGGATGGTGCGCGACTGCTGGGACGATCTGGCACGGCATCGTTACCGCGAAGTTGCCGAGAAGCTTAGGGCAACAACGGATGAAGTTACCGAGGCCATGGAAGAGGTCGCCAGGATGAATCCCAATCCCGGTGCAATATTCAGCCGGGAGACGAATCCCTACATTGCTCCCGATGTGCTTGTTGAAGAAGATGAAGACGGTTCGTTTGATGTGTTGCTAACCGGGGATTACGTTCCCCGTCTGCGTCTGGACGATTCGTATAAAGAGGCATTGTCAGAATACGGAGGAAATGCCGAAGTACGGGATTATTTGAAACGGTGTTTTCGCGAGGGGCGCAATTTGATCAGGGCTATTGCGCAACGACAGGAGACGATTCTTCAGGTGGCCCGTGTGCTGGTGCGGAAGCAGGAAGCTTTTTTCAGGAAAGGAGACCGTTTCCTTGTCCCGCTGGGTATGGAAGCGGTTGCGGACGAACTGGGAGTTCACGTTTCGACCGTATCGCGCGCTGTGGCGGGCAAGTACCTTCTTTGCAAATGGGGCTACAGGGAGTTGAGAAGCTTTTTTGGCTCGGGCGTTCAAGCAGCAGGAGAGCATGGAGGAGAATCCGGTGACGGAGATGCTTTGGCGGCGGTGGCGGTCCAGACCGTTATGAAAGAAATTCTGGAGGGAGAACCTTCTTCCAAACCGTACAGCGATGCTGCCCTGACCCGGGAATTGGAAAACCGGGGTATCCGGATTGCCCGCCGCACGGTGACGAAGTACAGGGAGCAGATGAAGGTGCTTCCTGCGTCGCTACGCAGGAAGGGATAA